DNA from Planctomycetota bacterium:
CAGGCCGAACTCGCCCGCGCCGAGGCCGACCTCGCCAAGCTCCGCGCGGGCGGGTGGAAGCCCGATCTGCAGATCGCGACCGCGCTCTTCGACCAGCGGCGGGCCGAGGTGCTGGCCCTCGAGATGCTCGTCGATCGTCTCACCGTGCGGGCCGCCCGCGATGGCACGGTGCTCCGTCGCTCCGTCGAGCCCGGGGACTACGTCAACGTCGACGCCCGCCAGCCGGCGCTCATCGTCGGCGACCTGGGGCGCCTGGCGGTGCGGGCGCAGGTCGACGAAGAGGACATCGCCCTGGTGACCGCGCAGAGCCCGGCGGTCGCGAAGACCCGCGGCGCCCTGCCCATCGACCTGCCGCTAAAACTGCTGCGCATCGAGCCGTACGCGCGGCCCAAGTCGGACCTTACCGGCGACAACCTCGAGCGCGTGGACACGCGCGTGATCGACGTGGTGTACGAGGTCGTGGGCTCGCCCGGCCGCCCGGTGTACCCGGGGCAGGCGGTCGACGTGTTCATCGAGGCGGGGATGTAACGCGGGGGTAGCACGCATCGTGGGATTTCCATGCTCGTGGATGGCTGCGGCCGTGCCGGTGGCCGGCGACGGGTCGGGCATCCTTGGAATCAGCCCCCCGGTCCTGTTCTTCGCGCTGGGCGTGCTCGCGTCCCTGGTGAGATCGAACCTGCGGATGCCCAAGGCCATCACCAAGGGGCTGTCGCTCTACCTCATGTGGGCCATCGGCTTCAAGGGGGGTGTGGAGCTCGCCCGCGACGGGCTGTCCACGCAGGGGCTCGTCTCCATCGCGCTCGCGTTGGCCTTCGCGTTCCTGGTCCCGCTCGGGTGCTTCCCCGTGCTGCGCCGGCTGACGGACCGCGCGAACGCGGCGGCGCTGACGGCGGTCTACGGGTCCGTCAGCGTCGTGACCTTCCTGACCGCGGTCGCCATGCTCCATGAGCAAGGCATCGAATCGGGCGGGCACATGGTCGCCGCGATGACCCTCATGGAGTTTCCCGCCATCGTCGTGGGCGTCGCGCTGCTCCGCATGGGTGAACAGCCCGCGCCCGGCCAGGCCCCGGCCCGGCGGTGGGGGTTCCTGCTCCACGAGTCGCTCCTCAACGGGCCCGTCCTGCTGCTGCTGGGCAGCCTCACCATCGGTGCGCTCACCGGCGAGCACGGCTACCGCGCCTTCAAGCCCCTCTGCACCGACGTCTTCCCCGGCGTCCTCGCCTTCTTCCTGCTCGACATGGGACTGCTCGCGGCGGCCCGGCGGCGAGACATCCTCGCGATCCCCAAGACCCTGCTCGTCTTCGGAATCGCCGCCCCGGTAACCTCCGGCGTCATCGCGCTGGGCGCTGCCCGGGCGTGCGGCGTGGCGCTCGGAGACGGGATCCTGCTGGGCGTGCTGGCGGCGTCGGCGTCGTACATCGCGGCGCCCGCGGCGTTGCGCCTCGCCGTGCCCCAGGCCAAGCCCGCGCTCTACATCTCGCTCGCCCTGGGCGTCACATTCCCGTTCAACATCACGCTGGGGATCCCGCTGCTGACGGGCATCGCGCAGCGGCTCTGGTAACGCGACTATTCCTCGTCGCCCCGCAGTTTCGCCACGACGCTGAAATCCTCGAGCGTGGTCGTGTCCTGCGTGATCTTCTCCACGCCCGCGGCGACGTCTCGCAGCAGGCGGCGCATGATCTTCCCGCTGCGCGTCTTGGGCAGCCCCTCGGCGAAGCGCACCTGATCGGGGCGCGCGATGGGCCCGATCTCGTGCGCCACGTGGGCCGCCAGGTCTTTCTTCAGGCCTTCGTCCGGCGCCCGGCCGTTCGCCGCGAGCCACGCGGGGCGCAGCGTGACGAACGCGCAGATGCCCGTGCCCTTGATCTCGTGCGGCATGCCGACGACCGCGGCCTCGGCGACGCCCGGGTGGCTCACCAGCGCGCTCTCCACCTCCATGGTGCCCAGGCGATGCCCCGACACGTTGATGACGTCGTCGACGCGCCCCATGACCCAGAAGTGCCCGTCCTCGTCGCGCCGCGCGCCGTCGGCCGAGAAGTAATACGCCTCGCCGGTCGCGGGGTCCTTGAGGCGCGACCAGTACCCCGCGATGTACCGGTCCCGGTTGCCGTACACCCCGCGCAGCATCCCGGGCCAGGGCTTGCGGATCGCCAGCAGACCCCCCGCGTTCGGCGGGAGTTCTTCGCCCCGCTCGTTCACCACCGCGGCGTCGATCCCGAACATCGGCAGCGCACAACTGCCGGGCTTCGTCGAAATCGCGCCGGGCAGCGGCGTCAGCACGTGCCCGCCCGTCTCGGTCTGCCAGTACGTGTCGACCACCGGGCACGCGTCGCGCCCGATGTGCCGGCGGTACCACATCCACGCCTCGGGGTTGATCGGCTCGCCCACGGTGCCCAGCACCCGCAGGTGCGAGAGGTCGTGGCGGGCCGGGTGGTCGTCGCCCCACTTCATGAACGTGCGGATGGCGGTGGGCGCGGTGTAGAGCTGCGTGACGCGATGGCGCGAGGCGATGTCCCAGAAGCGGTCGTTGCCGGGAAAGTTCGGCGCGCCCTCGTAGATGAGCGTCGGCACGCGGTTCGACATCACGCCGTAGATCACGTACGAGTGCCCGGTGATCCACCCGACATCGGCGGTGCACCAGAAGACCTGCCCCACGCCCGGCACGAGGTTGAACGTGAGGCGCGCGGTCATGTTGGTGTAGACCAGGTACCCGCCCGTGGTGTGCAAGATGCCCTTGGGCTTGCCGGTGCTCCCGCTCGTGTAGAGCAGGAACAGCGGGTCCTCGCTGCCCATCGGAGCGCACGGGCAATCCTCGCTCGCCTGCGCGGCCGCGTCGTGCCACCAGACGTCGCGCCCGCCGAACCACTGCACGCGCGTGCCCGTGCGCTGCAGCACCAGCACGCTGCGCACCTTCTGTGGCGTGGTCGAGAGCGCGTCGCACGCCTCGTCCACGTTCTTCTTGAGATCCACGACCTCGCCCCGCCGGAACCCGCCGTCCGCCGTGATGATCACGGCGCTCTTGGCGTCGGTCACGCGCTCGACGATCGCGTGCGGCGCGAACCCGCCGAAGATCACGCTGTGCACCGCCCCGATGCGCGCGCACGCGAGCACCGCGATGACCAGTTCCGGCACCATGGGCATGTAGATCGTCACGACGTCGCCCTTGCGGACGCCCAGGCTCTTCAGCACGTTGCCCACCCGGGCCGTCTCACGCTGCAACTCGCGGTAGCGCAGCCAGCGCAGCTCGTGCATCGGCGCGTAGACCGACGTCGCGGCGGGGTGCATGGTGCGCCGGGAGAGCGGCTCGCCCTCCCAGATCAGGCCGACCTCCTCGCCATGCCCCGCCTCGACGTGCCGATCGACGCAGTTGTAGCAGGCGTTCAGCGTCGCGCCGTCGAACCACCGCGCGTCCGGGGCCTTCCACTCCAGCACCCGGTCCCACGGGCTGAACCACGAGATCTCGCGGGCCATCTCGGCCCAGAACACCTCGGGCTCGCGCAGCGAGCGCTCGTGCAGGGCGCGGTACTGCTCCATGGACGCGACGTGCCAATGGGGCATGACCGGCGAGGTCTCGCGCGAAGGCGGGAACGAACGCGTCTCGGTGAGCACGGAACGGATGGTGTCGCTCATGGCGCCCAGCATACCGGCGCCGCAACCGTTCTCGAAGCGCGCCGGTACGCTCAGGCCGAAAGGAGCCTCCGCCATGCACGCACGCCACGCCCCGCGACGCCGCCGGATGCGCGCGTCACGCCGCCTCTTCGCCCCGGCGTCCCTCGCCTCGGCATCCCTCGCCCGGGCCACGTTCGTGCTGGCGGCCCTCGCCATCCTCGCGCCCGCACGCGCGTGGGGCCAGCCCGAGCCCGCGCCCTTCTGGCGGGGCGGCGAGGGCGGCGACGTCGTCGCGGGCGACCTCGGAAAGCAGCTCGACGACGCCGTCCGCCGCGCCACCTACGGGCAGTTCTGGGGGTGCGTGCTCGCGGCCAAGGACGGCGAGATCGTGCTCGCCAAGGGCTACGCCCTCGCGAACGACGAGCTCGAGCCCATCACCGGCGACACCCTGCTCGAACTCGCCTCGGTCTCCAAGGCCTTCACCGCCGCCGCCATCCTCCGCCTTGAGATGCAGGGCAAACTCACGCTCGACGACCCGATCGCCATGCACCTGGCGAGCGTGCCCGACGACAAGCGGGGCGTCACCATCCGCCACCTGCTCACCCACACCTCGGGCATCCCGCAGCCCGAGGGCGGCTTCGACGCCGACGAGCGCGAGCGCGTCGTGCCCGTGCTGCTCGGGCCGCGCATGAAGTCGCCGCCCGGCGCCGCGTTCGCGTACAGCAACGCCGGGTACTGGCTACTGGCGGCGATCGTCGAGCGTGTCTCGGGCCGCTCGTTCGAGGAGTTCGTGCGCGACGAAGTGTTCCGCCCCGCGGGGATGGGCTCGACGTTCGCGCAGACCGACCCGACGCTCGACCTCTCTCGCTGCGCGGTGCGCGTCTCGCGCGGGCGCACGGTCGGCAACGCCGGGCAGTGCCCGTACCCGTTCGCCTGGGGCTACCGGGGCTCGGGGGGCGTGGTCACCAGCGCGCGCGACATGTTCGCGTGGGACCGCGCGCTCCGCGGGGGGGAGTTCCTCGCTGACGCGCAGCGCACCGCGATGTTCACGCCCGCGCTGGGCAACTACGCCCTCGGCTGGACCATCAGCACCGGCCCGCTCGGGCGCGTCGCGTCGCACACCGGGGGCGTCGCGGGCTTCCGCGTCGTGTTCACGCGCTGGCTCGACACCGACGCCTGCGTGCTCGTCATCACCAACGAACAGCACGACCCGAGCGCGATCAGCGCCGTGGTCACCGGCCTCCTCCTGCCCGGCGCCTCGGAATCCTCGCGCGTCGTGCTCCGCGTCGGCGGGATGGCGGCCAACGAGCACGGCAGGGTCCGCGCCCCCGACGACACCGAAGGCCGCGTGCGCACGCCCGACGCGGGCGCTCCGGCCCTGGAGTTTGGCCCCCCCGGCGCGCCGCCCGTGGTGACCATCGCCCTCCCGCGCGAGGCGATGATGAAGGCCGCCGATTCGCTCGTGCGATTCGGCTCGGGCGCCCGCGCGGGCGAGCACGCCTCGCCCCGCGTGATCCTCGAGGTGTACACGCGTGCGTACCAGGGCATGGGCGACACCATCGAACTCGCCGACGCCGGCCTCACCGTCACGGTCTCGCCGGGCAGCCCGCACCGCGAGCCCGACGCCCTTCGGCGGGTGACCATGATCGTCCAGGACCCCGCCCGCTCGTTCTGGCCGGTGTTCGTGAAGATGGACGCCCACGACGCGCGGGCGCTCGGGGAGCGCCTTCGCGCCGCCCTCGGGGCGCGGTAGGATCGTCGCGGCCCGCGCGCGACGCGCGCGCCGACGACCCGCCAGGAGGCACGCATGGACTTCTCGTTCACGTACAAGCGCAACACGACCGGCACCGGCGCGCAGCCCGCCGCCGGCGAGCCCGAGGGCAAGGCCCAGTACGACAAGCTCCGCGGGTGCGGGCTGGTGATCAACAAGCCGCACGGCTACTACGACATGGTCCGGGGCAAGCTCGACGATCCCTTCCGCAAGCGCCCGTACGAGGCGCTGCTGCTCGTCATGGCCTCCGAGCGCGAGTACGGCGAGTTCTGGTCGAACAACGTCGTGCTCGTCAAGAAGTCCGACGCGCCCGGCGAGGCCGAACTCGCCGACGCCTACACGCACATCAAGCGCCTCATCGGCGAGGAAGTGCCCATGGGCGACGGCTCGGCCGGCACGAACTACGACACCGGCGGGCTCCAGTTCACCGCCGAGATCAACTCCAACAGCGAGACCTGGGACCTGGAGAGCGGGGACGTGCTCTCGCAGTTGTACGCGAAGGTCGGCGCCGCCCTCGCCGCCGCCGGCCCGGGGCGCCTCGCGCGCTGGGACGTGCCCGAGGGCTCGCTGCTGGTGTACATGAACGAGAGCGATGTCGCCGACCTGCGCGAGACCACGAGCCTGTCCTGGAGCGTGCAGGAGTAGCGCCGACGCGGGGGACCGAACCCGGCGTCAGTGCGAACCCTCGGTGACGCGCAGCACCTCGTGCACGGTGGTGACGCCCTTGGCCACCTTGCGCATGCCGTCGGCGCGGAGCGTCACCATCCCGCGCTCGATGCACGTCCGCCGGAACTCGGCGACGTTCGGGTTGCGCGCGATGAGATCGCGGAGCTGGTCGTCCACGACGAGCATCTCGTAGATGCCCACGCGTCCGGAGTACCCGGACTTGCGGCATTTGTCGCACCCCTTCGCCGCCCAGATCTCGTCGGAGTCCATCGCGTGCATCGCGAGGAACTCGCGCATCTCGTCGCCCGGGGCCTCCGTCGCCTTGCAGTGCACGCACAGGCGGCGGAGCAGGCGCTGGGCCAGCACCGCGTTGACCGCCGCGCCCACCAGGAACGGCTCGAGCCCGATGTTCACCAGGCGCGTGATCGAGCTGGGCGCGTCGTTGGTGTGCAGCGTGCTGAGCACCAGGTGCCCGGTCAGGGCGGCCTGCACCGCCGTGATCGCCGTCTCGTGGTCGCGGATCTCGCCCAGCATGATCACGTCCGGGTCCTGGCGGAGCAGCGCCTTGAGCGCCAGCGCGAAGGTCATCCCCGCCTTCTCGTGCACCTGCGTCTGCACGATCCCCTCGAGCGTGTACTCCACCGGGTCCTCGACGGTCGAGATGTTCATCGAGTTGCGGTCGAGCTGGCGCAGCGACGCGTACAGCGTGGTCGTCTTGCCCGAGCCCGTCGGGCCCGTCACCAGCACGATCCCGTGCGGGCTCTCGACCTGGCCCTTCCAGATGTGCAGGGTGTCCTGGTCGAACCCCAGGTCGTCCAGGTTTACGCTGATCGACTTCTCGTTCAGGATTCGCATCACGGTCTTCTCGCCGCCCACGCACGGCAGCGTCGAGACACGCAGGTCCACCTTGCGCCCCTGCACCGTGCACCGGATGCGCCCGTCCTGCGGGATGCGCCGCTGGTCGATCGCCATCCCCGCCATGATCTTGATGCGGCTCGTGATCGCCGCCGCCATCGCCCCCGGCGGGTTCAGCGACTCGTACAGCTCGCCGTCGATGCGGAATCGCACCTTGATCTTCTTCTCGCTGGGCTCGATGTGGATGTCGCTCGCCCCCTGCGAGATCGCCAGCTGGATGATGTGGTTCACGTACCGGATGACCGGCCCGTCGTCCGCCGCCTTCTCGAGGTCGACCTCCTCCGACTTCTTCTCGTCGACCTGGACGTCGCCCTCCTGCACCTCCGCCAGGATCTGCGAGACGTCCACGTCCTCGGACTTGTCCGTCTCCCCCACGATCTCCAGCGCGCCCTTGATGTCGTCGTTCGTCGTCAGCACGAACTTGACCGGCACCCCGCAGCGCTGGCGGACCTCGTCGAGCAGGAACGGGTTGTTCGGCTGCGTCGTCGCCACCACCAGGCGCTGCCCGTCCATCCGCAGCGGGATCAGCGCGTTGGACTTGCAGAACACGGGCGTCAGACGCTGCAGCATCTTCCCGTCGAACCCGCCGTCCAGCCCCTTCTCGAAGTCGATCCGCTCGAACGGGATGCCCGCCAGGTCCGCGACCGCCCGCGCCACCCCGGATTCGTCCGCGCCCTGCTCGATCAGCACGTCCGCCAGGTGCCGCCCCGGGCTCGCCTTCACCACCTGCTGCGCCGTGTTCAGTTTCTCCGGGGTGATGATCCCCTGCGTCACGAGCAGTTCACCCAGCTCGCGGCTCGAGGCCTCGCGCTCCTCGGGGCGGTAGATCTCCGCCAGCGCCGGGCCCACGCTGGGCGCCGACGACGCCAGCTTCTTCTTCGACGCCGGGTCGGCCAGCACCGGCAGGTTGCCCCCCGCCCCGAACGCCCGCTGGTTCGCCGGCATGCTCGGCAGGGGCGAGAAGCTCTCCTCGGCCTGATCGACGCGGTGGGGCTTCTTGAGGGGCGAGCCCCGCTTCTCCCCGCCCTTCCCGTCGCCCGTGTCGTCGACGCCGAGCTCGCTCAGGATGTCGTCGATGTTGTACTTGCCCACGCCGCCTCCTGCTCGGGGTCGCGCTCTACCGCGGACTCTTCGGCCCCGGCTTGCCCATCTTGACCGGCGCCCGGCGCGGCTGGTCCGTGCGACGGTCGTCCATCGTCAGCGTGAACACCTGCCCGTCGGCCTCGAGCGTCACGCTCCGCCCCTCGATCCCCGAGACCGTGAACAGCTTCGCGACCCGGTCGCCCACGCGCACCGTCTCGTCGTCGATGCGCGCCAGGGGCGACCGCCCGCCCATCACGCTCTGCAGACGCAGCGAGGCCAGCGCGTCGACCAGCTCCTGCCGGCGTGCGGCCGCTCGCTCCGCCGCCTCGCGCGCCGCGACCTCCTCGGGCGTCGGGCCGGCGGGAACCTCCGTCCCGTGCTCGGTGATCGTCGCGGTCCCCGTGTCGAGCATGAACGGGCTGCGCCCGAACTCGCCCAGCGCCACGTCCAGCGGGGTCTGCACGCGCGCCAGGTCCGCCATGATGCGCTGGTAGGTGCGCGCCTTCTCGGCGTCGGGCTCGGTGTACTCGACCTTGATCTCCTCGAAGCTGACGCCCGCGCGCGTGCCCTCGCGGCGCATCCACCAGAGCGAGATCGCCGACACGCCGATCACCAGCGCGAAGATCACCACCTGCGTCGAGCCGCGACGCTTCGGCGGGCGCTGCCCCGCGAGTTCCTCGGGCGAGAGCCCCGCGAACGGCGCCGCGGCCTCGGGCCCGCGCGGCGCCTCCGACGGGACCGCCAACGATCGGGTGTCCTGGCTCATCGCGACGTGCCCTCCTTGACGCCCGCCGCCACGGGCGGCGCGCCGTCCTGGAAATAGATGCTCAGCGTGAACTCCGCCTTCAGCTCCACGCCGTCCTTGGGCTGCCCGGTCAGCTTGAGATCATGAATCCGGGTGATCCGCGGGAGCTTCTCCATCTGCGCGAGGAACGTGAAGAACCCCAGGAACGAGCCCGACACCTCCATGTCGAGGGGCTGCTCCATGTAGATCCCGCTGGGCACGGGCTTGGCCGACTTGATCGCCGGGGGCTCCAGCCCCGCCGCCACCGCCAGGTCCGAGACCCGCCGCACGAGCCCGTCGATCTCCTTCCCGCTGGGGAGACGCTGCTCGATGAGCGTGATGCTCCGCGTGATCTCCTCGTTCGCGCGCACGAGGTCCGCGTCGCGGTCCCCGATCTCGGCGAGCTTGGTGAGGTACTTCTCCTTCTGCTCGCACTCTTCCCGGTCCGTGTCGAGCTTGGCGTTGGTGGGCTTGAACACGAGGAAATAGCTCGCCACGGGAAGCCCGACCACCACCAGCAGCACGCACACCGTCCGCATGCCGACGTTCATGTCTTTACTCCTTCTCCGACGCCGCGGCGCTCGCCGCGCCGTCCGCCCGGGCCTGCTCCGCCACCCACCGCGTCCGCTCCGCCACCAGGCGCGACAGCGACTGCGCCAGCCCGGTCGTGTCCAGCTCGGTCCGCAGCTGCGCGGTCACCTGGAACTTGCGGTAGTCGCTCCCGCGCTCCGACGATTCGCGGATGAACGCCATCTCCACCTTGTCCAGCACCGGCGACTGCTTCAGCGACGCCAGGTAGTCCGCGATGTCCTGGTTCTTGACCGCCGTCCCCTCGAGCGTGAGCGCGTACGTGAACCGGGGGACCTGCGGCTTCACCCGCTCGGGCTCCTTGGCCTCGGGCTTCACCTTCGCCGCGAACTTGCCCGCCAGGCTCTTCACCGCCGGGGGCTTGGCCCCCGGCGGGGGCGCCACCTCCACCTTCGGACGCGTGCTCTTGATCACCAGCGAGTCCAGCCGCATGTCCGCGGGCATCCGCAGCGTCAGCTCGCCCAGCACCGCCCAGCGCGGAACCTTCTCCACCAGCGCCGAGGTGATCTCGGCCTTCTCCATCATCTGGGCCTGCTGCGACTCCAGCGACTTGAGCTGCGCGATCTTCTTCTCCGCCTCCTGGAACTGCTGGTTCACGAACTCCTTGCGCTTCGCGATCTTCTCCACCGACGCCTTCGTCACCACGAACGCGCCCATCACCCCCGCCAGCACCAGGGCGAACAGCGTCAGCGTGATGATGTTCGCGCGCCCCTCGGCCTTCGACCGGATGTAGTCCTCGGGGAGAAAGCTCGTGTTGCCTGGGCCCGTGGGCCGGTACGGGTTGCTCATGCGTTCCTCCGACGTCCTTCGTGCTGCCCGACCCTCACAGGTCCGTGGGGCTCAGGCACAACCCCAGCGCGACCGCCCACCCGGGCTGCGCCTGCGCCAGGTCCACGCCCAGCGCCGGCTCCTTCCCCGTCCGCGCCACCCGCGCCAGCGGATCGGCCATCTGCGCCGGCAGTTTCAGGGCCCGCGCGATCTGCTGACACAACCCGCGCGAACGCGCCTCACCGCCGATGAAGACCGCACGCTCCACCCGACGCTCCGGGAACTGCGACGCGTGATAACGCAGGCACATCGACACCTCGTCGGTCAGCATCTCCAGCGGCTCGCGCAGGTCCGTCCCCTCCGGGCCCGCCATCGCCGCCGGCTGCGCCAGGAACTCCGTCGAGAATCCCGCCCCGCCCCCGCCCTGACGCCGGTCCGGCGCCGGGATCCCCGCGGGCGATCCCGGCTGCCCGGCGTTCACGATCGTCTGCCCCAGCGCCCGGCGCTTCGCCGTCGCCTCCTCGGGCGTGCACTTGAGCTGCTTCACGATCGCGTCGTCGAACGTCCGCCCGCCCACGTGCACCACCCGCGCGAACGCCGGCGACAGCCCGTGCGCGATCATCACGTTCGTCGAGCTCGTCCCGATGTCCAGGTACAGCGTGTTCAGCGCCAGGTCGCCCTCGCGCCGGTGCGTCATGTCGAACGCCCGCAGGATCGCCGTGAACTCCGCGTGGATGCCCACCGGCTCCAGCTTCGCCGCCAGCATCCCCTGCATCAGCCGGTCCACCAGGTCGCGCGGCGCCGCCGTCACGACCACCTCCGCCTTGCCCCCCGTCCGCCCCGTGTCCACCTCCGACGCGCGGAAGACCACCGCCCCCGGGTCGCACTGGAACTGCGTCGGGACCGCCGCCGCCACCAGCGCGTCCAGCGCTACGCCCTCGGCCTTGGTGAACTGCATGTGCCGGCACGCCACGCGCCACGACGGAAGCGCGCACACCGCGCGCTTGCCCTTGAACCCCCCGTGCCGGATCAGTTTCGGGAGCGCGCCGAGCTGGAACTCCAGGCGCTTCGCGTGGTCGTAGATCAGGTCCTCGGGCGTCTCCATGCACGCCGCCGCCACCAGCGGGGGCGGGCTGCCGGAGGCCACCTGCAGGATCTTCAGCGAGCCCACGCCGAAATCCAGCGCGATGGGCGGGCCCGAGGTCACGCGCGACGCCGACGCGCCGGCGAGCTGATGCGTCAGCTTGTCCGCCAGCTTGTTCAGCGACGCGAAGCTCTTGAACGAGGAAAGGGCCATAGCACCGGATCTCCGCGACGCCTGCGCCGCAGAGCATCGGAGCCCGGAGCACGCCGGTTCAGGGACGTCGCAGGCAGCAGGAGTTTCGCACCCCGCGCAGACCGCCCAGGCGATCGGATCACCGCAGCGCGCCCACCGCCGGGCCGATAACCGCCTCCAGCCGCCCCAGCGCCCCCTCCAGATCCCACGCCTGGCGCGCCCGGTCGCCCGTGGTATTGCTGATCACGCGCACCTCGGCGAACCGCGCGCCCAGGCGTGCCGCCGCGAGCGCGCACGCCGCCCCTTCCATCGCCTCGGCCAGTGCGCCCGTACGCCGCGCGACCTCCGCCGCAGCCCCGTCGGTGCCCGAGCACGCCGACACGCACGCGATCGGCGCCCGGATATCCGCGAGCGCCCCCATCCGCCGCCCTAGTTCCTCCGAAACCGGGAACGTCACGCCCTCGGGCGCCAACCCCATGCGCGCAAGATCATCAAACCCGCCCGGATGCACGAGCCCCTCGTCGGCGAAGACGCTCGCCGTCGCCAGGATCACCCCGCGCAGCCCCGGCGCGCCCGGCGACGGCAGCG
Protein-coding regions in this window:
- the mqnB gene encoding futalosine hydrolase, translating into MTVAADSVTGDRVLIVVAHPREVAAVCRGLGGRPGELWKIVAAGAHADVAWCGVGKANAAGCVGRVFDGARHGAVLSVGVAGSLPSPGAPGLRGVILATASVFADEGLVHPGGFDDLARMGLAPEGVTFPVSEELGRRMGALADIRAPIACVSACSGTDGAAAEVARRTGALAEAMEGAACALAAARLGARFAEVRVISNTTGDRARQAWDLEGALGRLEAVIGPAVGALR